A portion of the Cervus elaphus chromosome X, mCerEla1.1, whole genome shotgun sequence genome contains these proteins:
- the TGIF2LX gene encoding homeobox protein TGIF2LX has translation MKSNSYSATAEVLVSQKGKRKRKGYLPTESVKILCDWLYEHWFKTYPSKVEKCMLSEQISLSFLQISNWFINARRRILPEMLLQDVSDPNQIIIYHQKGNATDVTHQQGGYLSIDAKSGPRDPDTIKCQPLSPSLMVQGSGELPNQEMVPGQRLIPKAQLNEKVEVFNSGPLLISSPEPVVTGEYKDFSNFQLLVDAAVQKSA, from the coding sequence ATGAAGTCAAATAGTTACAGTGCTACAGCTGAAGTTCTTGTCTCACAAAAGGGCAAGAGAAAGCGGAAAGGGTACTTGCCAACTGAGTCGGTGAAGATCCTCTGTGACTGGCTGTATGAACACTGGTTTAAGACTTATCCTTCAAAGGTAGAGAAGTGCATGCTGTCAGAGCAGATCAGTTTGTCTTTCCTGCAGATTTCTAACTGGTTCATCAACGCCCGCAGACGCATTCTTCCGGAAATGCTTCTACAGGATGTAAGTGACCCCAACCAGATTATCATATATCACCAAAAAGGCAATGCTACTGATGTGACCCACCAGCAGGGTGGCTATCTATCTATTGATGCCAAGTCAGGGCCCAGAGATCCAGACACGATAAAATGTCAGCCTCTGAGCCCCTCGCTGATGGTACAGGGATCAGGGGAACTGCCAAATCAAGAGATGGTCCCAGGCCAGAGGCTAATTCCTAAGGCCCAGTTAAATGAAAAGGTTGAGGTTTTCAACAGTGGGCCCTTGCTTATATCGTCTCCCGAACCTGTGGTGACAGGGGAGTACAAGGATTTCAGCAACTTCCAGCTGCTGGTTGATGCAGCCGTACAAAAGTCTGCCTAA